A window of Rufibacter sp. LB8 contains these coding sequences:
- the rodA gene encoding rod shape-determining protein RodA, with translation MRTTYKLTNNIDWITIGLYGLMVTLGWMNIYAAVYNPEDVTSIFDFTLNSGKQLMWIGTSIIIIVVLFVIDYKAYDSLAYAIYWFFILLLLGTLAFASEIKGSRSWLVITDTMRLQPAEFAKFATALAVSRFMSSINLRQQNWKDQAKLMGLALLPPIIIILQNETGSALVFGAFILAFFREGMSPLILIIGAVGVFLFVLTLLVPPLYLALAVTVLMGAYLWFNYHRIRRYLFNYIGVWVAVLVMVFSVTYFIDNVLQEHQQNRIKVLVDPEIDPLGVGWNVTQSKIAIGSGGFLGKGFLEGTQTKFDFVPEQSTDFIFCTVGEEHGWLGSLVIIGLFIGLLLRIIHVAERQRSVFGRTYGYCVASIIFFHFLINIGMTIGLAPVVGIPLPFFSYGGSSLWSFTILLFILLAIDAHRKLDLGR, from the coding sequence ATGCGGACTACCTATAAACTCACCAATAACATTGACTGGATCACCATCGGCCTGTACGGGCTCATGGTCACGCTGGGCTGGATGAACATTTACGCCGCCGTCTATAACCCCGAAGACGTGACCAGCATCTTTGACTTCACGCTGAACTCCGGCAAGCAGCTGATGTGGATTGGCACTTCCATCATCATCATTGTGGTGCTCTTTGTGATTGACTACAAGGCCTATGACTCCCTGGCCTACGCCATTTACTGGTTTTTTATCTTGCTGCTGCTAGGCACGCTGGCCTTCGCCTCAGAGATTAAAGGGTCCCGGTCCTGGCTGGTGATTACAGATACCATGCGCCTGCAACCCGCTGAGTTTGCGAAGTTTGCCACGGCATTGGCGGTTTCAAGGTTCATGAGCAGCATTAACCTGCGACAGCAGAACTGGAAAGACCAGGCCAAGCTCATGGGTCTTGCGCTGTTGCCGCCCATCATCATCATCCTTCAGAACGAAACCGGTTCGGCGTTGGTGTTTGGCGCCTTTATTCTGGCTTTCTTCCGCGAGGGCATGTCGCCGTTGATTTTGATTATTGGTGCGGTGGGCGTGTTCCTGTTCGTGCTGACGTTGTTGGTGCCGCCTCTTTATCTGGCATTGGCGGTTACGGTGCTGATGGGCGCGTACTTGTGGTTCAATTACCACCGCATCAGGCGCTACCTGTTCAATTACATTGGCGTGTGGGTGGCCGTGCTGGTGATGGTGTTCAGTGTGACCTATTTCATTGACAACGTGCTCCAGGAACACCAGCAGAACCGCATCAAAGTGTTGGTTGACCCCGAAATTGACCCCTTGGGCGTGGGCTGGAACGTGACGCAGTCCAAAATTGCCATCGGGTCGGGCGGGTTTTTGGGCAAGGGTTTCCTGGAAGGCACACAGACCAAATTTGACTTCGTGCCGGAGCAAAGCACTGACTTTATCTTCTGCACCGTGGGCGAGGAGCACGGCTGGCTGGGCAGTCTGGTCATTATTGGCTTGTTCATTGGCCTGCTGCTCAGAATCATTCACGTAGCCGAGCGGCAGCGTTCCGTGTTTGGCCGAACCTACGGCTACTGCGTGGCCTCCATCATCTTCTTCCACTTTCTCATTAACATTGGCATGACCATTGGCCTGGCGCCGGTGGTAGGAATTCCGTTGCCGTTCTTCAGCTACGGCGGTTCCTCATTGTGGTCGTTCACCATTCTGCTGTTCATTCTGCTGGCCATTGACGCGCACCGTAAGCTGGATTTGGGCCGATAA
- the mrdA gene encoding penicillin-binding protein 2, which translates to MKYLESRKYVIQAIFLIIGAVYLIKLFYIQVLDHSYKTAAENNAMRRVVQYPFRGLVYDRDGKLLVENTPVYDLMVVPKEAKAIDTLKFCQVMGITLEDYREKIKAAKAYSYVKSSPFLQRLTNIEFAAIQDNLVDFPGFYINARTVRGYPHQSLAHALGYIGEISPRQLEDSSYKGYRQGDYLGVSGLEREYEKFLMGRRGAKYTMVNVRGIEKGSFKDGAYDTLSVAGKNLVTTIDLELQQYIETMMAGKTGSVVAIEPATGEVLALVSAPFYDPSQLTGKELGNNYMKLLRDPVKPLFNRPLMATYPPGSIFKLAQALIAMEEGTLTPETGYACNWSLVRCSHRHAHPANLGIAIEQSCNPYFYQVFRSVVNKGRSKNIFQDNRLGLDAWHKHIQSFGFAKTLGIDLPNEKKGLMPNAKFYDRIYGTNGWKFPTIYSVSIGQGETGVTPLQMANFAAILANRGYYYTPHIVRSVGEKGKPLPEYSVKNYTTVDPKHFPAVVDGMQRVVQSGTAQYAKLNHIGVILCGKTGTVQNPHGKDHSVFIAFAPKDDPKIAIAVYVENAGGGAIAAAPMASLMVEKYLTDTVKTASRKRWEADMISGAFYKWGK; encoded by the coding sequence ATGAAGTACTTAGAGAGCCGGAAATACGTCATTCAGGCCATTTTTTTAATTATTGGCGCGGTCTACCTGATCAAGCTGTTCTACATTCAGGTACTGGATCACAGCTACAAAACCGCCGCTGAAAACAACGCCATGCGCCGCGTGGTGCAGTACCCGTTCAGGGGCCTGGTCTATGACCGCGATGGCAAGCTGCTGGTGGAGAACACGCCCGTGTATGACCTTATGGTGGTGCCCAAAGAAGCCAAAGCTATTGACACGCTCAAGTTCTGCCAGGTTATGGGCATTACCCTGGAGGATTACCGCGAGAAGATAAAAGCCGCTAAGGCGTATTCGTACGTAAAATCCTCGCCGTTTCTGCAGCGCCTCACCAATATTGAGTTTGCCGCCATTCAAGACAATCTGGTCGATTTTCCGGGGTTTTACATCAATGCGCGTACCGTACGCGGCTATCCGCACCAAAGTCTGGCGCATGCCTTGGGCTACATTGGCGAAATCAGTCCGCGGCAACTGGAAGACAGTTCTTACAAAGGCTACCGCCAGGGGGATTATCTGGGCGTGAGCGGGCTGGAGCGCGAATACGAGAAGTTTCTCATGGGCCGGCGAGGCGCCAAGTACACCATGGTGAACGTGCGCGGCATTGAGAAAGGCTCCTTCAAAGACGGTGCGTATGATACGCTTTCGGTGGCCGGCAAGAACCTGGTCACCACCATTGACCTGGAATTGCAGCAGTACATAGAAACCATGATGGCCGGTAAAACCGGCAGCGTGGTGGCCATTGAACCCGCCACCGGCGAAGTGCTGGCCCTGGTTTCGGCCCCATTTTATGATCCTTCGCAGTTGACCGGGAAAGAGCTTGGCAACAATTACATGAAGCTCTTGCGGGACCCCGTGAAGCCCTTGTTTAATAGGCCTTTAATGGCTACGTACCCGCCGGGCTCCATTTTTAAGCTGGCGCAGGCGCTCATTGCCATGGAGGAAGGAACGCTCACCCCTGAAACCGGTTACGCCTGTAATTGGTCTTTGGTGCGCTGTTCCCACCGGCACGCGCATCCGGCTAACCTAGGCATCGCCATTGAACAATCTTGTAATCCTTATTTCTACCAGGTGTTTCGGTCAGTGGTGAACAAGGGGCGCTCCAAGAATATTTTTCAGGACAACCGGTTGGGGTTGGATGCGTGGCACAAACACATCCAGAGCTTCGGGTTTGCGAAGACGTTGGGGATAGACTTGCCCAATGAAAAGAAAGGGCTTATGCCCAACGCCAAATTCTATGACCGCATCTACGGCACCAACGGCTGGAAATTCCCCACCATTTACTCAGTGAGTATTGGGCAGGGCGAAACCGGCGTGACACCCTTGCAGATGGCCAACTTTGCGGCTATTCTGGCCAACCGTGGTTATTACTACACGCCGCACATTGTGCGTTCCGTGGGCGAAAAGGGCAAGCCGCTGCCAGAATATTCCGTGAAAAACTACACCACCGTAGACCCCAAACACTTTCCGGCGGTGGTAGATGGTATGCAGCGCGTGGTGCAAAGCGGTACGGCCCAATACGCCAAGCTAAACCATATTGGCGTAATCCTCTGCGGCAAGACAGGCACGGTGCAGAACCCGCACGGCAAAGACCACTCAGTGTTTATCGCGTTCGCGCCCAAAGATGATCCCAAGATTGCCATTGCGGTGTACGTGGAAAATGCCGGCGGCGGGGCCATTGCGGCGGCGCCCATGGCCAGCTTAATGGTGGAGAAATACCTGACAGACACCGTGAAGACCGCCAGCCGCAAACGCTGGGAAGCTGACATGATCAGTGGGGCGTTCTACAAATGGGGCAAATAG